A genomic window from Pyruvatibacter sp. includes:
- a CDS encoding phage major capsid protein: protein MTLETKAAHTASPHTLEHKADTTPPGSSAWDPQSSELRDAFGEFLSAFEQFKDANDERLGQIEKRMSSDVVTADKVERINTAMDEQKRRMDDMTLKARRPGRNGIAAGALTHTALEHKRAWDGYMRNGDAFDLRALEVKALSRQSDPDGGYLVPTETENEIGRVLSEASPIRAIADVRQVSGSSLKKPIATTGAIAGWVGEQETRPETAAPVLSEMEFPTMELYAMPAATQSLLDDSAVNIEDWLASEVQIAFAEQEGTAFVTGDGVRKPRGFLAYDSVADETWSWGKLGYMPTGANGAFATSNPNDALVDLVYALKSGYRANAHWVMNRNTQGEIRKFKDGDGNYLWQPGLAAGQPATLLNFAITEAEDMPDIASDANAIAFGDFRRGYLVVDRLGVRTLRDPYTRKPYVMFYTTKRVGGGVQNFEAIKLLKFAAS, encoded by the coding sequence ATGACGCTTGAAACCAAGGCGGCCCACACCGCCTCCCCCCATACCCTTGAACACAAGGCCGACACCACGCCGCCCGGATCATCTGCCTGGGATCCGCAGTCGTCTGAATTGCGTGATGCGTTCGGCGAGTTTCTGTCTGCCTTCGAGCAGTTCAAGGATGCCAACGACGAGCGCCTCGGCCAGATTGAAAAGCGCATGTCGTCGGATGTTGTGACCGCCGACAAAGTCGAGCGCATCAACACCGCCATGGACGAGCAAAAGCGCCGTATGGATGACATGACGCTTAAGGCCCGCCGCCCAGGCCGCAATGGCATTGCAGCAGGTGCGTTGACCCACACAGCCCTTGAGCACAAGCGCGCCTGGGACGGTTATATGCGCAACGGCGATGCGTTTGATCTGCGTGCCCTTGAAGTGAAGGCCCTGTCGCGCCAGTCAGACCCTGACGGCGGCTATCTTGTGCCGACGGAAACCGAAAACGAGATCGGCCGCGTGCTGTCTGAAGCCTCGCCCATTCGTGCCATTGCGGATGTTCGTCAGGTGTCAGGCTCGTCATTGAAAAAGCCCATTGCCACCACCGGCGCCATTGCCGGCTGGGTTGGTGAGCAGGAAACCCGCCCGGAGACGGCAGCCCCCGTGTTGTCTGAAATGGAGTTCCCCACCATGGAACTCTACGCCATGCCCGCCGCCACCCAGTCATTGCTGGATGACAGCGCTGTCAACATCGAAGACTGGCTGGCCTCCGAAGTGCAGATCGCGTTTGCGGAGCAGGAAGGCACAGCCTTTGTCACCGGCGATGGCGTGCGCAAGCCGCGCGGTTTCCTCGCCTATGACAGTGTGGCCGATGAAACCTGGAGCTGGGGCAAACTTGGTTACATGCCGACAGGTGCCAACGGTGCCTTTGCAACGTCCAACCCCAACGATGCACTGGTTGATCTGGTCTATGCGCTCAAGTCCGGCTACCGCGCTAATGCGCACTGGGTGATGAACCGCAATACCCAGGGTGAAATCCGCAAGTTCAAGGATGGCGACGGCAACTATCTGTGGCAGCCGGGCCTGGCTGCCGGTCAGCCTGCAACGCTGCTTAACTTTGCCATCACCGAAGCCGAAGACATGCCGGACATTGCGTCCGACGCCAACGCCATTGCCTTTGGCGACTTCCGCCGCGGCTACCTGGTGGTGGACCGGCTGGGCGTGCGCACCCTGCGCGACCCCTACACCCGCAAGCCCTACGTGATGTTCTACACCACCAAACGTGTCGGCGGCGGCGTGCAGAACTTCGAGGCCATCAAGCTGCTGAAGTTTGCAGCCTCCTGA
- a CDS encoding HK97 family phage prohead protease, with amino-acid sequence MTRPLFTKRAVAPLRAGVSSSAYSANTPDGRFAGYASLFSEADDQGDIVSPGAFSAALARRATSRIALLYQHDMARPVGTWMSLREDERGLWAEGQLAMQSAAGHEAHALLKAGALTGLSIGFHAVRATRRPGGGRVLHEIDLWEISLVTFPMLEAARVSHVKAAPQTAFSQMQSTALARAMRRASAALASPDLTGKGATDA; translated from the coding sequence ATGACCCGACCGCTTTTCACCAAGCGTGCCGTTGCGCCTTTGCGCGCGGGCGTATCCTCGTCTGCGTATTCCGCCAACACCCCTGACGGCCGTTTCGCAGGCTACGCATCGCTGTTCAGCGAGGCAGATGATCAGGGCGACATTGTATCTCCCGGCGCGTTTTCAGCAGCGCTTGCCCGCCGGGCCACGTCGCGCATTGCACTGTTGTATCAGCACGATATGGCCCGCCCGGTCGGCACCTGGATGTCACTGCGCGAAGATGAGCGCGGGCTTTGGGCAGAGGGTCAGCTCGCCATGCAAAGCGCTGCAGGCCACGAGGCCCACGCGTTGCTCAAGGCTGGTGCCCTTACCGGGCTCTCCATCGGCTTTCATGCCGTGCGCGCCACACGTCGTCCGGGGGGAGGGAGGGTGTTGCACGAAATTGACCTGTGGGAAATCTCACTTGTGACATTTCCCATGCTTGAGGCCGCCCGCGTGAGTCACGTCAAGGCTGCACCCCAAACAGCATTCTCGCAAATGCAATCAACTGCACTGGCCCGCGCCATGCGCCGCGCCAGTGCAGCCCTCGCGTCCCCCGATTTAACCGGCAAAGGAGCCACAGACGCATGA
- a CDS encoding phage portal protein, whose translation MPLFPWPTRRAHTRAPETKASRAGSVVALHLQGRPRWTPRDYAALAREGLEKNPIVYRAVRRIAESAASVPLLMYQGTAELESHPLLDLLARPNPMEEGSDVRCAFFAHLQSAGNAYMEVVDVEGTPRELYALRPDRMKVVPGPQGWPEAYEYASGGETVTFALPDAGPMAGPVLHLKLFHPTDDHYGMSPLEAAAFAIDIHNSAGAWNKALLDNAARPSGALVYAGTEGAEHLTDEQFTRLKDELEQNYQGTDNAGRPLLLEGGLDWKAMSLSPKDMDFIEAKNVAAREIALAFGIPPMLLGIPGDNTYANYAEANRAFWRETVLPLVARYCHAMTTWLAPRYGNNLRVWYDPDALDALSADRDALWSRVSAADFLSDDEKRVAVGYGDAASR comes from the coding sequence ATGCCCCTTTTTCCCTGGCCCACTCGCCGGGCGCACACCCGCGCGCCTGAAACAAAAGCCTCACGCGCAGGCTCTGTTGTTGCCCTGCATCTGCAGGGCCGCCCGCGCTGGACACCGCGCGATTATGCAGCGCTTGCCCGCGAGGGGCTGGAGAAAAACCCCATCGTCTATCGCGCGGTGCGCCGGATCGCTGAAAGCGCGGCCTCCGTGCCGTTGCTGATGTATCAGGGCACCGCCGAGCTGGAGAGCCACCCGCTGCTCGACCTGCTGGCGCGACCGAACCCCATGGAAGAAGGAAGCGACGTGCGCTGCGCTTTCTTTGCGCATTTGCAGTCTGCCGGTAACGCCTACATGGAGGTGGTGGACGTTGAAGGGACGCCGCGAGAGCTGTATGCCCTGCGCCCCGACCGCATGAAAGTCGTGCCCGGTCCGCAAGGCTGGCCGGAAGCCTATGAGTATGCATCAGGTGGTGAGACCGTGACTTTCGCGTTGCCCGACGCAGGCCCTATGGCCGGCCCCGTCCTGCACCTCAAGCTGTTTCACCCAACGGATGACCACTACGGTATGAGCCCGCTTGAGGCGGCTGCTTTCGCCATCGACATTCACAATTCAGCCGGTGCCTGGAACAAGGCACTGCTTGATAACGCCGCCCGCCCCTCCGGCGCGCTCGTGTATGCAGGCACCGAAGGTGCGGAGCACCTGACCGACGAACAGTTCACCCGTCTCAAGGATGAGTTGGAGCAGAACTATCAGGGAACGGACAATGCAGGTCGCCCGCTGCTGTTGGAAGGTGGGCTGGATTGGAAAGCAATGTCACTCAGCCCCAAGGACATGGATTTCATCGAGGCCAAAAACGTCGCCGCGCGCGAAATAGCCCTGGCCTTCGGCATCCCGCCCATGTTGCTGGGCATTCCCGGTGACAACACCTATGCCAACTACGCCGAAGCCAACCGCGCGTTCTGGCGCGAAACCGTGCTGCCACTGGTCGCCCGCTACTGCCACGCCATGACCACCTGGCTGGCGCCGCGCTACGGCAACAACCTGCGCGTCTGGTACGACCCCGACGCCCTTGATGCTTTGAGCGCTGACCGTGACGCGCTGTGGAGCCGGGTAAGTGCGGCTGATTTTCTGAGTGATGACGAAAAACGTGTCGCAGTGGGGTATGGCGATGCAGCCAGCAGGTAA
- a CDS encoding terminase family protein — protein MTASLQRSLSGWLASATTEQQTHFFQSLTPREAEALYYAWNVWARDDQLPPPTAKSTTETDWTTWLVLGGRGAGKTRAGAEWVRAQARQPIRIALIGETLADVRDVMVEGPSGLIAVAPPADRPKWIASKRRVEWPSGAQALAFSSEDPEALRGHQAHAAWGDEFAKWRHMEETWDMLQFGLRLGEMPRQVVTTTPRPVRALKRMLNDPATRVSRAATRANAANLAPGFLSAIVRRYEGTRLGRQELDAELLEDNPRALWQRDQIEKARVTTPPSLRRVVVAVDPPATSSPHADECGIVVAARGDDGAAYILADRSMGALSPARWARRVADAYNTFEADRIVAEANQGGEMVEAVIRQVDHSLPVRLVRATRGKAVRAEPVAALYEQGRVHHVGMLARLEDQLCEFDPSTPAQSGSPDRLDALVWALTDLMLGPQGAEPSIRRL, from the coding sequence ATGACCGCATCGTTGCAGCGATCGCTGAGCGGGTGGCTCGCCTCGGCAACGACCGAACAGCAGACGCACTTCTTTCAAAGCCTCACGCCCAGGGAGGCTGAGGCGCTCTATTATGCCTGGAATGTCTGGGCGCGCGACGACCAGTTGCCCCCGCCGACTGCTAAAAGCACTACTGAAACCGATTGGACAACCTGGCTGGTGCTGGGCGGACGCGGTGCTGGCAAAACCCGCGCCGGCGCAGAATGGGTGCGGGCGCAGGCGCGCCAGCCCATCCGCATTGCACTGATCGGCGAAACCCTGGCAGACGTGCGCGATGTGATGGTGGAAGGCCCCTCCGGCCTCATCGCCGTGGCGCCGCCTGCCGACAGACCAAAATGGATTGCCTCCAAACGCCGGGTCGAGTGGCCGTCTGGCGCACAGGCGCTGGCGTTTTCGTCTGAAGACCCCGAAGCCCTGCGAGGCCATCAGGCCCACGCGGCGTGGGGCGACGAGTTCGCCAAATGGCGCCACATGGAAGAGACCTGGGACATGCTGCAGTTTGGGTTGCGGCTGGGCGAGATGCCGCGTCAGGTGGTCACCACGACGCCGCGACCGGTGCGCGCGCTTAAACGAATGCTCAACGATCCCGCAACCCGCGTCAGCCGGGCGGCGACACGCGCCAATGCGGCCAACCTCGCACCGGGCTTTTTATCCGCCATCGTGCGCCGCTATGAAGGCACCCGCCTTGGCCGCCAGGAACTGGACGCAGAACTGCTTGAAGACAACCCGCGCGCCTTGTGGCAGCGCGACCAAATTGAGAAGGCCCGCGTCACGACACCACCGTCCCTGCGCCGCGTCGTTGTAGCTGTGGACCCGCCGGCCACATCCAGTCCGCATGCGGATGAATGCGGCATCGTGGTTGCTGCGCGTGGTGATGATGGCGCGGCCTACATTTTGGCAGACCGCTCCATGGGAGCCCTCAGCCCCGCACGCTGGGCGCGCCGCGTTGCCGACGCTTACAACACGTTTGAAGCAGACCGCATTGTTGCCGAAGCCAATCAGGGTGGTGAAATGGTAGAGGCCGTGATCCGCCAGGTGGACCACAGCCTGCCCGTTCGCCTCGTCCGCGCCACCCGCGGCAAAGCTGTGCGCGCTGAACCCGTAGCGGCGCTCTACGAACAAGGCCGTGTGCATCACGTGGGAATGCTCGCCCGCCTCGAAGACCAGTTATGTGAGTTTGACCCATCGACACCGGCTCAATCCGGGTCGCCCGACAGGCTCGATGCTCTCGTCTGGGCACTGACTGACCTCATGCTTGGCCCGCAAGGTGCGGAGCCAAGCATCCGCCGCCTCTAA
- a CDS encoding YcgN family cysteine cluster protein, translated as MNARSSTPHRPFWEHKALSEMTTDEWESLCDGCARCCLIKLEDEDTGEIETTNVVCQLLDQQLCQCTDYANRTKRVPTCIKLTPGNVAAIKWMPTSCAYRRLAEGRGLASWHPLVSGDPQSVHAAGISVQGKVVSEKGIPEDELEDYLAIWEDGDE; from the coding sequence ATGAACGCCCGTTCATCCACGCCGCACCGCCCGTTCTGGGAGCACAAGGCCCTGTCCGAAATGACCACGGACGAATGGGAAAGCCTGTGCGACGGCTGCGCCCGCTGCTGCCTCATCAAACTGGAAGACGAAGACACCGGCGAGATCGAAACCACCAACGTTGTCTGCCAGCTGCTGGACCAGCAGCTGTGCCAATGCACAGATTACGCAAATCGTACAAAACGTGTCCCAACCTGCATCAAGCTCACACCCGGCAATGTCGCCGCCATCAAGTGGATGCCCACCTCCTGCGCCTATCGCCGTCTGGCCGAGGGCAGGGGGCTGGCAAGCTGGCACCCTTTGGTTTCAGGCGATCCGCAAAGCGTTCACGCTGCTGGAATCTCCGTTCAGGGAAAAGTCGTCAGCGAAAAAGGCATCCCCGAAGACGAGCTGGAAGACTACCTGGCCATATGGGAAGACGGCGACGAATAG